Below is a genomic region from Gammaproteobacteria bacterium.
TACCACGATCTGTCATGGCCGCCACCTCGAAACGTCCATGAATCCGTTGCACGCGCGACACGGATTGGTTTTCCTTCACGAGTTAATGCCGGATGAAAAGGAAATCGCCACCAATTTCATGGTTAGCGTTACGGATTTCGGCATAGGTTGGCATCTGTTCGGCATTCAGACGAACCGGATCGCGAATTTTATTGAATAAACTAACTCCATCAATAACCTTTTCGTTTTTATCTAAAACATCGAGAAAAGCCGAAGTAAAAATGGAATGTTGACTGTTACCACCACCATCCACTACAGGTTCGATTCCTCCCGAGGCAAGAACAGTGCGCGAGCGACGATTATTAATTCGCTCGACAACTTTTGGTGAGAGTAATTCTGCATCAACTGAACGTGTCAAAGTTCCTGAATAACAACTATCCGCGACCACCAGGATATGCTTGGCCTGAATCGCCTTTAATGAATCCGTGATGTCTGCGTTGGAAATCCAGTTCGCGCGTAGATTGGATTGAGCATCAACTGGCAGCCAATAGCCGCGATCCGAGTCACGATCATATATTCCATGCCCCGCAAAAAAGATGAGAAGATTATCTTTTTCAGTGAGTTTGGATCGTATTTTATCCATGGTAGATAAAGTGCTAATACGAGTACCATTTAAAATAATGGTCACAGCAAAGGAATAATTATTCGCTAAAGTGTTAGCGACGGATTCTGCGTCCAGGACAGCATTATCAAGTTTGGGCAGATATTGATAGTCATTATTTCCGATAACCAAGGCAAAAAAATTTCCAAATTTAACTTGATTTTTTTTACCATTATGGGTGGTGTCGGCATTTTTCTTGTTAGGAAGAATTTCACGAATCGTTGGTTGAGTTACCGATGATTCAACTCCCGCCGCTGCTGAACGTGTTTCATTTGGTGGCGGAATGAGGGTGGTTGCTGATTCAACTGGCGAAGATGTGGACGCTATTCTTTCCAGGAGATGTGACTGTGTCGCATTGGGTTCGGAAGGAGAGTCTACTGCCTCCTCATCGGTGGAAATTTCATGAGAATTTATTGCGATATGTTCCCAGACGCCAATACCGATGGCTAATGCCAGACCTATGGCTAACATCCGAATAGAATAAAATTTTTTCGCGGATGGAATCAGTCGTGAATTAACTTTAGGAAAAAATGTATCGCGTTTCGGCGGGGAAATAACTTCTCTGGAAATATCGTTGGATACATAATTGACATCATTTGATGTATAAGGGCGATCCATAATAATATTATTGGGTTTCTGTGGAGTAACTAATGGTAGATCATCTGCTAGGTCATCCGGATCGGCGATTAATATAGTTCTATTGGAGTCCATCATGTTTACTCTTTCCATGATAATCTCAGCTGATCCTGGATTGCTTCCTAAACGCAAACGATCCTTGGGTGTCAACGTTTTATATTCTCCCTGTTTAATTTGTTCTCCAGAGCCGACGATGAATACGCCATTTTTCGATCCGACATCGGTAATTTGCAAGTTTCCCATATAAAATTGCAGTCGACAATGACGTTTTGAGATGGATTGATCATCAATGATGATATCGCAACTTGAATCTCGTCCTAGTATTGCTCCATTTTTAGAGAGTTTTTCATCCGAAAGAAACAGACGCGAATCCCCTTTTTTAAGACGCACTAAAATGGACCATCCTGCTTTATCGGATTTATCATCAGTATTTTGTAAATCAATATTAGACGAAATCATATGAACCTCACGCAACTATCTGGATTACGAATTAATTTTTGCAATTTAGAGTCAACAGCCCTTTCAGAAGCCAAGTATTGTAATAGTAACGTGAACTCGACGTAAGCAGGGCGTTGAAACAAGAATATGCCAAGAAGTGAGAGGGTATAAATAATTTATAAGTTGGAGCACACCCAAGATGGCATCATCATGAAGAACAAGCATCGCCGTTGCAAACAAGCGAGATACTGGCACCCAAGAAGGAAAGATACCGGATTAAGAACTGGGCGGAGTATGGTAACTTCTAAGATCGATGGAAACGAAGCTTACGATACTCGCGCGGCGTACGACGTGGCGAGGGAACACGGGGCAAGGTTAGTGGTGCCGCATCGGGAAAACGCGGTGCCGTGGAAAGAGGGGCATCCGCGCACTCTAGCTCTGGTGGAGAAGAAGCCAAGGGACGAAAACAATGGCAGAGGGATTCCGGTTACCACCACCGAAGCATTGCCGAAAACGCCATGTATCGCTCAATACCTTCGCCAATCTGGCCAGTTGGTGGCCATGAAGAACCGCCAAGTTGTAACCGTTTGACGCAGACGCTGATGAATTAAAATTCGATCAGCGAATCCCGTACCCGATTTTATCGACGCGTTATCGGTCAGCTTGTG
It encodes:
- a CDS encoding hypothetical protein (Evidence 5 : Unknown function) — translated: MISSNIDLQNTDDKSDKAGWSILVRLKKGDSRLFLSDEKLSKNGAILGRDSSCDIIIDDQSISKRHCRLQFYMGNLQITDVGSKNGVFIVGSGEQIKQGEYKTLTPKDRLRLGSNPGSAEIIMERVNMMDSNRTILIADPDDLADDLPLVTPQKPNNIIMDRPYTSNDVNYVSNDISREVISPPKRDTFFPKVNSRLIPSAKKFYSIRMLAIGLALAIGIGVWEHIAINSHEISTDEEAVDSPSEPNATQSHLLERIASTSSPVESATTLIPPPNETRSAAAGVESSVTQPTIREILPNKKNADTTHNGKKNQVKFGNFFALVIGNNDYQYLPKLDNAVLDAESVANTLANNYSFAVTIILNGTRISTLSTMDKIRSKLTEKDNLLIFFAGHGIYDRDSDRGYWLPVDAQSNLRANWISNADITDSLKAIQAKHILVVADSCYSGTLTRSVDAELLSPKVVERINNRRSRTVLASGGIEPVVDGGGNSQHSIFTSAFLDVLDKNEKVIDGVSLFNKIRDPVRLNAEQMPTYAEIRNANHEIGGDFLFIRH